A region from the Spirochaeta thermophila DSM 6192 genome encodes:
- the amrS gene encoding AmmeMemoRadiSam system radical SAM enzyme — protein MTMDDALPEARYYTPFEDSAVRCELCPHRCIIREGKTGVCTVRLNRDGRLILPYYGKISSIALDPIEKKPLYHFHPGSVILSIGFFGCSFKCPFCQNFEISQEYRTYLRTALEIPTERLIHQAKAYHSIGIAYTYSEPLIHFEYVMEVAVEARRHGLKNVLVTNGYINPEPSDELLEVVDAANVDLKSFNDEFYRKEIKGSLEPVLAFIEKAAKKIHVEVTTLLIPGKNDSEEEVRSIARRLAGIRKDIPLHLSAYFPRYKYTIPPTPRATVYRAVEIAKEYLDYVHAGNV, from the coding sequence ATGACCATGGACGACGCGCTTCCGGAGGCACGGTACTACACCCCCTTCGAGGATTCGGCTGTACGGTGTGAGCTCTGCCCCCATCGGTGTATCATACGTGAGGGGAAGACCGGGGTCTGCACCGTGCGCCTCAACCGCGATGGCAGGCTCATCCTTCCCTATTACGGCAAGATATCCTCCATCGCACTCGACCCCATAGAAAAAAAACCGCTCTACCACTTCCACCCCGGCTCGGTGATCCTGAGCATCGGGTTCTTCGGTTGCTCGTTCAAGTGTCCCTTCTGTCAGAACTTCGAGATCTCCCAGGAGTATCGGACATACCTCCGCACCGCGCTCGAGATACCCACCGAGAGGCTCATCCATCAGGCCAAGGCCTACCACTCGATCGGTATCGCCTACACCTACTCGGAACCGCTCATCCACTTCGAGTACGTAATGGAGGTGGCCGTCGAGGCGCGGAGACACGGGCTCAAGAACGTGCTCGTGACCAACGGGTACATCAACCCCGAACCGTCCGACGAGCTCCTCGAAGTGGTGGATGCGGCCAACGTGGACCTCAAGAGCTTCAACGACGAGTTCTATCGCAAGGAGATCAAAGGGAGCCTCGAGCCGGTCCTCGCCTTCATCGAAAAGGCTGCGAAAAAGATCCACGTGGAGGTGACCACCCTCCTCATCCCGGGGAAGAACGACAGCGAGGAGGAAGTGCGGAGCATCGCCCGCCGGCTCGCCGGCATACGCAAGGACATCCCCCTCCACCTCTCCGCCTATTTCCCTCGCTACAAGTACACCATCCCCCCCACACCCCGAGCGACCGTATATCGGGCAGTGGAGATCGCAAAAGAGTACCTCGACTACGTGCACGCAGGGAATGTGTAG
- a CDS encoding ferredoxin, with protein MAKRVVIDRDECIGCGSCADACPDVFEMDDEGKARVILPEGGDETCIEEAISICPVECIHWEE; from the coding sequence ATGGCGAAGAGAGTGGTCATCGACCGCGATGAGTGCATAGGGTGCGGCAGCTGCGCCGACGCGTGTCCCGATGTCTTCGAGATGGACGACGAGGGCAAGGCCCGCGTGATCCTCCCGGAAGGAGGAGATGAAACCTGCATAGAGGAGGCCATCTCCATCTGTCCTGTGGAATGCATCCACTGGGAGGAGTGA
- a CDS encoding pyrimidine dimer DNA glycosylase/endonuclease V, translated as MRLWSLHPKYLDSKGLVAVWREGLLAKAVLEGKTRGYRSHPQLRRFRAQEDPVAAIDAYLHAVLEEARRRGYHFDETKLSPHAPVKPIEVSVGQLRYEWRHLLFKLKRRDPARFQRLCTLEDPDPHPLMRVVPGDIEAWEVVH; from the coding sequence ATGAGGCTGTGGTCTCTGCATCCGAAGTACCTTGACTCCAAGGGGTTGGTGGCAGTGTGGCGGGAGGGGTTGCTCGCCAAGGCAGTGCTGGAAGGAAAGACACGAGGGTATCGATCGCATCCTCAGCTCAGGCGGTTTAGGGCGCAGGAAGACCCGGTTGCTGCCATCGATGCGTACCTGCACGCCGTGCTCGAGGAGGCACGGCGCCGCGGGTATCACTTCGACGAGACTAAACTCTCCCCTCACGCTCCTGTGAAGCCTATCGAAGTCTCTGTTGGGCAGCTACGGTATGAGTGGAGGCACCTCCTCTTCAAGCTGAAGAGAAGGGATCCGGCACGCTTTCAACGGCTGTGCACGCTGGAAGATCCCGATCCGCATCCGCTGATGAGGGTCGTTCCCGGCGATATCGAGGCCTGGGAGGTAGTGCACTAA
- a CDS encoding iron chaperone, producing the protein MAVDRGPGESSKDAARTRKKGRGAGEEEVRAKIAEMGEPDRTMAERLHRLILEEAPMLTPKTWYGMPAYAREGKVVCFFQSGQKFKTRYATLGFTDVATLDEGSMWPTAFALAGWNPEVEARVRALIRKAVGTAT; encoded by the coding sequence ATGGCTGTCGACAGAGGTCCGGGCGAGTCCTCGAAAGATGCGGCGAGGACGAGAAAGAAGGGGAGGGGAGCCGGAGAGGAGGAGGTGCGTGCGAAGATCGCCGAGATGGGCGAACCCGACCGGACCATGGCGGAGCGACTCCACCGGCTCATCCTGGAGGAGGCGCCCATGCTCACGCCGAAGACCTGGTACGGTATGCCGGCGTATGCCAGAGAGGGCAAGGTGGTCTGCTTCTTTCAGAGCGGGCAGAAGTTCAAGACCCGGTACGCGACCCTTGGGTTCACCGATGTCGCGACGCTCGACGAGGGGTCCATGTGGCCCACCGCATTCGCCCTTGCCGGGTGGAACCCCGAGGTAGAGGCACGGGTCCGTGCCCTCATACGGAAGGCGGTAGGCACGGCCACGTGA
- a CDS encoding AraC family transcriptional regulator → MGERFEEIRSRLAEKLLRYTAEREHIEYEIPGLLIHRITRPTEPVSYLLPPSICMVVSGAKRVVLGEEEYRYDAHHFLLSSLDLPVVACIVEATEEAPYLGMRLELDMEALLEVVYDPDVVSFVEARSSRAMAIGEMTAPLLSSFERLVDLLEEPDHIPVLAPLVHREILYRLILSGQGARLKQIATIGSHSHQIARAVTWLKEHFTEPLRILELAALIGMSPSSFHQHFRTLTGMSPLQYQKRLRLNEARRLMLQGLDATSAAFQVGYESLSQFSREYKRLFGLPPSQDIRRLREEGVAQRA, encoded by the coding sequence ATGGGCGAAAGGTTCGAAGAGATACGCTCGCGCCTCGCGGAGAAGCTGCTCCGGTATACCGCGGAGCGAGAACACATCGAGTACGAGATCCCCGGGCTCCTCATCCACAGGATCACCCGGCCCACCGAGCCGGTGAGCTACCTGCTTCCCCCCAGCATCTGTATGGTGGTGAGCGGGGCCAAGCGGGTGGTCCTCGGTGAGGAGGAGTACCGGTACGACGCCCACCACTTCCTCCTCTCCTCGCTCGACCTCCCGGTGGTGGCCTGTATCGTGGAGGCCACGGAGGAGGCCCCCTACCTAGGGATGCGCCTCGAGCTCGACATGGAGGCCCTCCTCGAGGTGGTCTACGACCCCGACGTCGTCTCGTTCGTCGAGGCCCGTTCCTCCAGGGCCATGGCCATAGGAGAGATGACCGCCCCCCTCCTTTCCTCCTTCGAACGCCTGGTCGACCTCCTGGAGGAACCCGACCACATCCCCGTCCTCGCCCCTCTCGTACACCGGGAGATCCTCTACCGGCTCATCCTGAGCGGACAGGGCGCACGCCTCAAGCAAATCGCCACCATAGGGAGTCACTCCCACCAGATCGCCCGGGCCGTCACCTGGCTCAAGGAGCACTTCACCGAGCCTCTGCGCATCCTGGAGCTCGCCGCTCTGATCGGTATGAGTCCTTCCAGTTTCCACCAGCACTTCCGTACCCTCACCGGAATGAGCCCCCTCCAGTACCAGAAGCGCCTCAGACTCAACGAGGCACGCCGGCTCATGCTCCAGGGGCTCGATGCCACGAGCGCCGCCTTTCAAGTGGGATACGAGAGTCTCTCCCAGTTCTCCCGCGAGTACAAGCGCCTCTTCGGCCTTCCTCCGAGCCAGGATATCCGCAGGCTGAGAGAGGAGGGAGTGGCCCAGCGGGCGTAG
- a CDS encoding aldo/keto reductase, with the protein MKMRRLGTNGPVVSAIGLGCMRMSFGQRPLPDRNEMIKLIRTAVELGVTFFDTAEVYGPYTNEELVGEALEPFKGEVVIATKFGFELHPDGRPGWKGLNSRPEHIKKAVEGSLKRLRVEAIDLYYQHRVDPNVPIEDVAGAVKDLIDEGKVKYFGLSEAGAKTIRRAHAVCPVTAVQSEYSLWWRKPEEEVLPTCEELGIGFVPFSPLGKGFLTGTIDEKARFDETDIRSRIPRFKPEFLKANMALVDLVKEIAGRKGATPAQIALAWLLAQKPWIVPIPGTTKPERLKENVGAADVELTPEDLEEIDEALSRIRIVGERYPEEMEKMTYL; encoded by the coding sequence ATGAAGATGCGACGACTCGGAACCAACGGCCCCGTGGTCTCGGCCATAGGGCTGGGATGCATGCGCATGAGCTTCGGACAGAGGCCGCTCCCCGACAGGAACGAGATGATCAAGCTCATCCGAACAGCGGTGGAGCTCGGGGTGACCTTCTTCGATACCGCCGAGGTCTACGGCCCTTACACCAACGAGGAGCTCGTGGGAGAGGCCCTCGAACCGTTCAAGGGAGAGGTGGTCATCGCCACCAAGTTCGGCTTCGAGCTTCATCCCGACGGGAGACCGGGCTGGAAAGGGCTCAACAGCAGGCCTGAGCACATCAAGAAGGCGGTGGAGGGATCGCTCAAGCGGCTGAGGGTGGAGGCGATCGACCTCTACTACCAGCACCGGGTCGATCCCAATGTCCCCATAGAGGACGTCGCGGGGGCGGTGAAGGACCTCATCGATGAGGGGAAGGTGAAGTACTTCGGCCTCTCCGAGGCAGGGGCGAAGACCATCCGCAGGGCCCATGCCGTGTGTCCCGTCACCGCGGTGCAGAGCGAATACTCCCTCTGGTGGCGCAAACCCGAGGAGGAAGTGCTCCCTACCTGCGAGGAGCTGGGGATAGGGTTCGTGCCCTTCAGCCCCCTCGGGAAGGGGTTCCTCACCGGGACCATCGACGAGAAGGCGAGGTTCGACGAGACCGACATACGGAGCAGGATCCCCCGCTTCAAACCGGAGTTCCTCAAGGCGAACATGGCCCTGGTGGATCTGGTGAAGGAGATCGCGGGGAGGAAGGGGGCCACCCCTGCACAGATCGCCCTCGCCTGGCTCCTCGCCCAAAAACCGTGGATCGTGCCGATTCCGGGCACCACCAAGCCGGAGCGGCTCAAGGAGAACGTAGGCGCGGCGGATGTGGAGCTCACTCCCGAGGACCTCGAGGAGATCGACGAGGCCCTCTCCCGCATCCGGATAGTGGGCGAACGATACCCGGAAGAGATGGAGAAGATGACCTACCTCTAG
- a CDS encoding MFS transporter — protein MRRSLVLMVICVGVTTLSTLQGSIFGAALPLIVGDLGIDWGLMGLMIAAWTVLCALSPFVLGRYVHEAPPLTAVTVVMLLLSLSSIALTAVRDLVALNLVRVASSLAIAFPFPLAARVVTSHVSEHRRGLATAIYGTGSMIGLALAYVVIALSGSHWRLATLVAGLLGIAFLPVAFGLWKYAFPSPDAEKPLQADPAGKPDPDRTIASGPFPYGLVLLLMLGHFCAVYTWNLMFNWLSTFLVRDLALPYGAIALSLSAMALVASVAEVLIGVRSDRLRGFRGRVLPLFMGFIPSVVLLTVAPWIPSALIAGILMSFAILTWRLASPSFWSIFSDLVPLAHFGKASNMYMLAVFASGISSSVINGYLVSLTGSMRYPILLSALILLFSPLFYTLAAKRVYCAHPASA, from the coding sequence GTGAGACGTTCCTTGGTGCTCATGGTGATCTGCGTAGGGGTTACCACCCTCTCCACCCTGCAGGGCTCCATCTTTGGGGCGGCCCTCCCCCTCATCGTAGGGGATCTGGGGATCGACTGGGGCCTCATGGGGCTCATGATAGCTGCGTGGACCGTGCTCTGCGCGCTTTCACCCTTTGTGCTGGGCCGCTACGTGCACGAGGCCCCTCCCCTCACGGCCGTCACCGTGGTGATGCTCCTTCTCTCCCTCTCCTCCATCGCCCTCACCGCAGTGAGGGACCTCGTGGCGCTCAACCTCGTGAGGGTGGCATCGAGTCTGGCGATCGCCTTCCCCTTCCCTCTTGCCGCACGGGTGGTCACCTCCCATGTGAGCGAGCACCGACGGGGATTGGCCACCGCGATCTACGGGACGGGGTCCATGATCGGACTCGCCCTGGCCTACGTGGTCATCGCGCTCTCAGGGAGCCACTGGCGCCTCGCCACCCTCGTCGCAGGGCTTCTGGGGATCGCCTTCTTACCGGTGGCCTTCGGGCTGTGGAAGTACGCCTTCCCTTCTCCCGATGCTGAGAAGCCCCTCCAGGCTGATCCGGCTGGGAAGCCCGACCCGGACCGCACGATCGCCTCCGGGCCGTTCCCCTACGGGCTCGTGCTCCTCCTGATGCTGGGGCACTTCTGTGCGGTCTACACATGGAACCTCATGTTCAACTGGCTCTCCACCTTCCTGGTGCGCGATCTCGCACTCCCCTATGGCGCCATCGCCCTCTCGCTTTCGGCCATGGCCCTGGTCGCGAGCGTGGCAGAGGTACTCATCGGAGTGCGCTCCGACAGGCTTAGGGGGTTCAGGGGGCGGGTGCTCCCCCTCTTCATGGGGTTCATCCCTTCGGTAGTGCTCCTCACGGTGGCCCCCTGGATTCCTTCTGCGCTCATCGCCGGGATCCTCATGTCGTTCGCGATCCTCACCTGGAGGCTCGCGAGCCCCTCCTTCTGGAGCATCTTCAGCGATCTCGTGCCCCTCGCGCACTTCGGGAAGGCGAGCAACATGTACATGCTCGCCGTGTTCGCCTCGGGGATCTCCTCGTCGGTGATCAACGGGTACCTCGTCTCTCTCACGGGGTCGATGAGATACCCCATACTCCTGAGCGCGCTCATTCTCCTGTTCTCTCCGCTCTTCTACACCCTGGCTGCGAAAAGGGTCTATTGCGCACACCCGGCAAGTGCATAG
- a CDS encoding cupin domain-containing protein — MRDDLFEKGNKGSDEFFTGTVWVKMLVTDEKGIFDTQVYHVVFEPGARTHWHAHPGGQILIVTRGNGFYQEKGAPARLVTPGDVVEIPPGVVHWHGAGPDGEFAHIGLSTQIHRGPAQWFGPVTDDAYTTETDQRRGG; from the coding sequence ATGAGAGACGACCTCTTCGAGAAAGGCAACAAAGGATCGGACGAGTTTTTCACGGGCACGGTCTGGGTGAAGATGCTCGTCACCGATGAGAAGGGGATTTTCGACACCCAGGTGTACCACGTGGTCTTCGAGCCGGGGGCCAGAACCCACTGGCATGCACATCCTGGCGGACAGATCCTGATCGTGACGCGGGGAAACGGGTTCTATCAGGAGAAGGGTGCACCCGCGCGGCTTGTCACACCGGGGGACGTGGTGGAGATCCCGCCCGGTGTGGTCCACTGGCACGGCGCCGGGCCGGACGGGGAGTTCGCCCATATCGGGCTCAGCACACAGATCCACCGGGGACCGGCCCAATGGTTCGGCCCGGTGACGGACGATGCATATACAACCGAAACAGATCAACGAAGAGGAGGATGA
- a CDS encoding iron-containing alcohol dehydrogenase, translating to MMHLEYYNPTRLVFGAGALESLGERARAYGNKALLVIGKGSVKRTGAFDRAVASLEKEGVEVVELSGVEPNPRFTTVLKGAETAKKHGCDMVVALGGGSVMDASKVIAATVRYEGDPSEMLMRADRPPRLPRAALPIITVPTLAATGSETNCGAVITLDTGEEPLKTFVIAEALYPRLAIADPTLTLSVPPDHTAYGVADILAHVTEGYFNGVDGTPIQDGFAETVIRTVLEWGPRAVAHGDDLEARTQLQWASIVALNGWVQTGVHAPYPVHQIEHTLSGIYDVPHGAGLAVLNPAWMRFAAKYNPDRFVQFAQRIFGVSMEGRDKREVAMEGIYRFEEFLRSIGCPTRLSELGIGEVDEKDFSHWAEKTLEVVRDEEGRLPGRPPLSKEDIVEILASAR from the coding sequence ATGATGCACTTAGAGTACTACAATCCCACGAGACTCGTATTCGGCGCCGGCGCCCTGGAAAGCCTGGGAGAAAGGGCGCGGGCGTACGGAAACAAGGCGCTGCTCGTCATAGGTAAAGGGAGCGTCAAGAGGACCGGTGCGTTCGACAGGGCGGTGGCAAGCCTCGAGAAGGAGGGGGTCGAGGTGGTGGAGTTATCCGGGGTAGAGCCGAATCCAAGGTTTACAACAGTGCTCAAAGGTGCGGAGACAGCAAAGAAACACGGCTGTGACATGGTCGTCGCGCTCGGGGGTGGGAGCGTGATGGATGCTTCCAAGGTGATTGCGGCCACGGTGCGCTACGAGGGAGATCCCTCCGAGATGTTGATGCGTGCCGATCGGCCGCCGCGGCTCCCACGTGCGGCGCTCCCCATCATCACCGTACCCACCCTGGCGGCAACGGGATCCGAGACCAACTGCGGAGCGGTGATCACCCTCGATACGGGTGAAGAACCGCTCAAGACCTTCGTGATAGCCGAGGCACTCTATCCCCGACTGGCGATCGCAGATCCCACGCTCACGCTTTCCGTGCCACCCGACCACACGGCGTACGGTGTCGCGGATATCCTCGCCCATGTCACCGAGGGATACTTCAACGGCGTGGACGGCACTCCCATTCAGGACGGGTTCGCCGAAACGGTGATCCGCACCGTACTCGAGTGGGGTCCACGCGCCGTGGCCCACGGAGACGACCTGGAGGCGAGGACCCAGCTTCAATGGGCGTCGATCGTGGCCCTGAACGGGTGGGTGCAAACCGGCGTGCACGCTCCCTATCCCGTACACCAGATAGAGCACACCCTCTCCGGCATCTACGACGTGCCCCACGGTGCAGGACTCGCGGTCCTCAACCCGGCATGGATGCGCTTCGCCGCAAAGTACAACCCGGATCGTTTCGTTCAGTTTGCACAGCGCATATTCGGGGTGTCCATGGAAGGTAGAGACAAACGAGAAGTTGCCATGGAAGGCATCTACAGGTTCGAGGAATTTCTGCGGTCGATTGGATGTCCCACACGACTCTCCGAACTGGGAATCGGTGAGGTCGACGAGAAGGATTTTTCCCACTGGGCCGAGAAGACGTTGGAGGTGGTAAGGGACGAGGAAGGAAGACTCCCGGGCCGCCCCCCGCTCTCAAAAGAAGACATTGTGGAGATACTGGCATCGGCTCGATAG
- a CDS encoding flavodoxin, producing MSRGSTAVVYYSWSGNTRHVAGLIQARTGGVLKALEPEVPYPSSYEATLSLAKAEIREGKLPALAPMDLAIHAYDFIFLGSPNWWGTIAPPVAAFLSQYDLAGKIIAPFITHGGGGAQRTLDEIRKRCPRAQVLPALVVYGRGTGEEVEAWISTIRAE from the coding sequence ATGAGCCGTGGGAGCACTGCTGTCGTCTACTACTCCTGGTCGGGCAACACCCGCCACGTGGCGGGTCTGATCCAGGCCCGTACAGGAGGGGTGCTGAAGGCACTCGAGCCGGAGGTACCCTACCCGTCTTCCTATGAGGCAACCCTCTCCCTTGCGAAGGCAGAGATACGGGAGGGAAAACTCCCTGCGCTCGCCCCCATGGACCTGGCGATCCATGCGTACGACTTCATCTTCCTCGGGTCGCCCAACTGGTGGGGCACTATCGCGCCGCCGGTCGCCGCCTTCCTCTCGCAGTACGACCTCGCGGGAAAGATCATCGCCCCCTTCATCACCCACGGTGGAGGGGGTGCCCAACGTACGCTGGACGAAATCCGGAAACGATGTCCCCGTGCGCAGGTCCTCCCCGCACTCGTGGTGTACGGGAGGGGCACCGGGGAGGAAGTGGAAGCCTGGATCTCGACGATACGTGCAGAATGA
- a CDS encoding flavin reductase family protein, whose product MDYSPLAPEKAYTIFNGGGLILVCTRSPEGRYDMAPIAWTCPLDYEPVTQLLFVCDPSHATFHNIEATGSFIAALPTFHQKDLVLKTGEVSGHKVDKIARFGIPVRKGTVVDALIPEGVAGWAECEVSQVYRPGEVAVVCGTVKAAFAVPEAWKLVLHHVENGLFYQPGEPVS is encoded by the coding sequence ATGGACTACTCTCCTCTCGCCCCTGAGAAGGCGTATACCATCTTCAACGGTGGAGGGCTCATCCTCGTGTGTACGAGGAGTCCCGAGGGCAGATACGATATGGCACCCATTGCGTGGACATGCCCACTCGACTATGAGCCGGTGACCCAGCTCCTCTTCGTGTGCGATCCCTCGCATGCGACGTTCCACAACATCGAGGCCACGGGGAGCTTCATCGCCGCCCTTCCCACCTTCCATCAAAAGGATCTCGTGCTGAAGACGGGCGAGGTCTCGGGGCACAAGGTGGACAAGATCGCCCGGTTCGGTATACCCGTGAGGAAGGGAACGGTGGTGGATGCGCTCATCCCGGAGGGGGTCGCCGGATGGGCCGAGTGCGAGGTGAGTCAGGTCTACCGGCCGGGAGAGGTGGCGGTGGTGTGCGGCACGGTGAAGGCAGCCTTTGCGGTTCCCGAAGCCTGGAAACTCGTGCTCCACCACGTGGAGAACGGCCTGTTCTACCAGCCGGGGGAACCCGTGTCGTAG
- a CDS encoding SDR family oxidoreductase — MELGLRGKTALVAAASSGLGYAVALRLAAEGARVAICARSEERITRAAERIRRETGASVLPVVADLTRRGDVERFVEAARRELGPVSILVTNTGGPPSGPPLSFSDDDWEAAFQLVFYSALRLIRSVLPDMEERGWGRVVALTSISVKQPIDTLVLSNATRSALTALMKTLSTVYASRGITFNTVAPGPIATSRMEQLIQAAVSREGLSPEEALSRWIGDIPMGRLGKPEELADLVAFLCSERAGFITGATIPVDGGAVKGLF, encoded by the coding sequence ATGGAACTCGGCCTTAGAGGAAAGACGGCCCTCGTCGCTGCGGCGAGTTCGGGATTGGGGTATGCGGTGGCACTGCGTCTCGCCGCCGAAGGGGCACGTGTGGCGATCTGTGCCCGCTCGGAGGAACGCATCACGCGCGCGGCCGAACGGATTCGGAGAGAGACAGGAGCATCCGTCCTCCCCGTGGTGGCGGACCTCACCAGGAGAGGGGATGTGGAGCGATTCGTGGAGGCGGCCCGTCGGGAACTGGGGCCTGTCTCCATCCTGGTGACGAACACCGGAGGCCCTCCTTCCGGTCCACCTCTCTCCTTTTCCGACGATGACTGGGAAGCCGCCTTTCAGCTCGTCTTCTACAGCGCCTTGAGGCTCATCCGATCCGTGCTCCCCGACATGGAGGAGCGGGGGTGGGGAAGGGTGGTGGCGCTCACCTCCATCTCGGTGAAGCAGCCCATCGACACCCTCGTGTTGAGTAATGCAACGAGGTCGGCCCTCACCGCCCTCATGAAGACCCTCTCCACTGTCTATGCCTCCCGGGGGATCACCTTCAACACCGTGGCGCCCGGCCCCATCGCAACCAGTAGGATGGAGCAGCTCATCCAGGCCGCCGTCTCCCGAGAAGGCCTCTCCCCGGAAGAGGCCCTCTCACGATGGATCGGCGACATACCCATGGGAAGGCTCGGGAAGCCGGAGGAACTCGCCGACCTGGTGGCCTTCCTGTGCTCGGAGCGTGCGGGCTTCATCACCGGCGCCACCATCCCGGTGGACGGTGGCGCGGTGAAGGGACTCTTCTGA